The Arachis duranensis cultivar V14167 chromosome 2, aradu.V14167.gnm2.J7QH, whole genome shotgun sequence genome has a window encoding:
- the LOC107475624 gene encoding UDP-glycosyltransferase 72D1-like — MTITNSSTNHYHAALLCPPGMGHIIPFLELAKHLVSHTIITKVTLFIASINNKSSKPQVETNILQSSVKQGLFDIIHLPPIDVPTNANMGTKLAIIMKESIPFIYQEISTMTSPKPTILITELFGSLVLPIAEHFNMSKFVFWPSSAWNVALSLHTPTLDKVVEGEYTDQEEFIRIPGCNPISPCDLFSPFLDRNDQLYHEYLPMCEELRKVDGIFVNTFLELEAKTILALRSGKIYKVPIYPIGPLIREAKKQNCDDENRDHVIDWLDKQEEESVIYVSLGSGYTMSHEQIKEMALGLELSGKKFVWSLRPPSTKAGNDRYLTAGEDAGSNGVPKTRASVSAFPDEFHKIQNRGLVILDWAPQLEILKHSSIGVFVSHCGWNSILESVSCGVPIVGWPLFADQLMNAETMAKEIGIGIRLNVAQSTKVVGSEEIGKTICKIMDKEDIEGCAMRKRVKELKHIAEKAWSQDGPSFCEMTNAFVKISHTNGV, encoded by the coding sequence ATGACAATTACAAACTCTTCAACGAATCATTATCATGCTGCACTTCTATGTCCACCAGGTATGGGTCACATAATCCCTTTTCTTGAACTTGCCAAACACCTTGTGTCACATACCATAATTACCAAAGTAACCTTGTTCATAGCTTCAATTAACAACAAATCTTCTAAGCCTCAAGTAGAAACAAATATTCTTCAATcatcagtgaaacaaggcctcttTGACATCATTCATCTGCCTCCTATTGATGTTCCTACTAATGCAAACATGGGAACAAAGCTAGCAATCATAATGAAAGAATCAATCCCATTTATTTATCAAGAAATCTCAACCATGACATCACCAAAAccaacaattctcatcaccgaGCTATTTGGATCACTAGTGCTACCTATTGCTGAACACTTCAACATGTCAAAGTTTGTATTTTGGCCTTCAAGTGCATGGAATGTTGCACTTTCACTTCACACACCAACATTAGATAAAGTTGTGGAAGGTGAGTACACAGATCAAGAAGAGTTTATCCGAATCCCTGGTTGCAACCCCATAAGCCCTTGTGATTTGTTCTCACCATTTCTTGATAGGAATGATCAATTGTATCATGAATATCTTCCAATGTGTGAGGAGTTAAGAAAGGTTGATGGAATTTTTGTGAACACTTTTCTTGAGCTAGAGGCTAAGACAATCTTAGctctaagaagtggaaaaatataCAAGGTACCAATTTATCCAATTGGACCATTGATCAGGGAAGCTAAGAAGCAGAATTGTGACGATGAAAATAGAGATCATGTTATTGATTGGTTAGACAAGCAAGAAGAAGAGTCAGTGATATATGTATCACTTGGTAGTGGATACACAATGTCACATGAACAAATCAAAGAGATGGCTTTGGGATTGGAGCTAAGTGGGAAGAAATTTGTTTGGTCTTTAAGGCCACCATCTACAAAAGCCGGGAACGATCGTTATCTCACAGCAGGCGAGGATGCCGGATCGAATGGCGTCCCTAAAACTCGAGCATCCGTTAGTGCTTTCCCAGATGAATTCCACAAGATACAAAACAGGGGTTTGGTGATATTGGATTGGGCACCACAATTGGAGATTTTGAAGCATTCATCAATTGGAGTTTTTGTGTCACATTGTGGATGGAACTCAATACTAGAGAGTGTGTCATGTGGGGTTCCAATTGTTGGGTGGCCTCTGTTTGCAGATCAATTGATGAATGCAGAAACGATGGCTAAAGAAATTGGAATTGGAATTAGATTGAATGTGGCACAATCTACAAAAGTTGTTGGAAGTGAAGAGATAGGAAAAACTATATGCAAGATAATGGATAAGGAGGACATTGAAGGTTGTGCAATGAGGAAAAGGGTTAAGGAGCTTAAGCACATAGCAGAAAAAGCTTGGTCTCAAGATGGTCCTTCATTTTGTGAAATGACAAATGCATTTGTAAAAATAAGTCACACAAATGGGGTGTGA